CGGTTGAGTGACTTGTCGTACCCTAGATGAccggacatggggttatgatgagccgcctggaaaaccgtttcccggcggcttttcggaaccaacaactgggtatttaactctcctgtctgtgtgtcacggctcacacggtacagtctgtccctaatcaccgagaagtgggggtgtgtcagtgcgccgttcgggtgtagtggggaaccatccacacacacactacttgcgCGAACGTGTGACGGAGGGTCTCATCTcgagactgctcgaggggaaagtcctccaccggacgtaacgctggaagctcatcacaagcctcctccggCCCCGCACTCCCCTCAACGGCGTTCGCCACctccccattgaacaccgcacacaactcGCATTTCCCTACCGCACGTGAGCGCACACCCCCAGTCTTCCCCGCTATCGTGTCAAACCCCGCCAATTTGTTCCCAGTATCAGGGGGTGCGTGATgcgagtactaactccagccttaactctatgctttttccccttaaatgaaattaccagggtcaccacagggtactcgtgaatatccccatgcacacacctcaccttcacccacgaCGCCTCCAGCAACGCCCCGGTCTgaaccaagcgctggtggaTCATGGTATGATTACATCCTGAGTCTCACAGAGCTTGGTGAATACCCCCCtgtatacataccggtacacggtacatcccttccggaccgggggaggagtctggcggtgccacaatccggaccgggggaggagtctggcggTGCCACAATCCGGACCAACTGCCCCACCTCCATGACTGGACACTCCCGTCGGGTGTGGCCGAGGTTGCCGCACCGCCAGCACCCCAGCCCTGGCATTTGAGGAGCCCTCTGCTGTGCAGGCCTCCGGGTCCTCCGCCGTACTGCACTGCGACCTGAGGGAGCTGGCCTGGCCCACCTCCCGACTCACCCTCCGGGGCTGCCGATGACCGGAGCATTCCCTGGAGGAGGTCTCGGTCCGCCTTCTGGTACGCCGCCAGGTCTACAAGCATCTGActctgctgttgctgaaggGCAGCGTGGCCACCCCCTCCctcatgtccctgttcaggcgccagttgtggaccctcttgtccacagtcagggataatgatgacagagaggaggtgtagtgtcacacaggTATGGTTatatcacaggcacagctgacaggtcgctctcctgtcggtcgctctgctgtccgctgctctccagactgcgctgcgtcgtggctgaagaagcgtctccgtctaatctggaacccagcctactgcaagagaacagaaccaggccatcactaggcatttattatgtgactgattacgttcagctgtctggcctccagctgggacactcctgtctctccccaacAGCcagcgccctaaccacaccccactgccacaatgtATTTCTACATGTATTGGTCAGGAAAAACAATGACTTTGGTGGAAGCCATCAAGCAGATAGTGAAAACGCAGCGCTCGTGCAACATCCTGGCTTGCGCTCCTTCAAACAGTGCAGCTGATCATCTCTGTTAGAAGATTCTGGAAGGAAACGTATGCAGATCCAAGGTGTATCGCTTGTACACCCTAAGAAGCCCTGTGAGAAATATTCCCAAAACTATAAAGGtgtgtattctttttttctttttcttttttatctgttACTCAAATAAACAAACCTTGACATTAGCcaaaagacacagaaatgtttgttttggaagTAACGTATACCGCAATGTCAAACAAGGATTGAAGATTCACAAAGACATACTAAATAATACTTCAGAAGGGTTCTGCGGCTTCACCTCCATGAAATATCATCTTTCACACTCTGATATTCTAtagttgttgtgttgtgtttgtgactATATGtacaccagagcccagaacattataaaagaccccactcacccccaccatGGCCTGTTCTCCCTACTggcctctggcaagaggttccgcagcataaaGAGCTGAACaaccagattctgcaacagtttctttccccaaatcatcagactgttgaaccagaaataacttcttctcctgagcaatgtgaactccactctaaggactcttaaatgtatatattttatacagtgtatatatgttatttatgagtgagtgagtagcattgcacacacacacacaataacacacacacaataacttaGGAGCAATATATGATGTTCCTGCAAGATCGCCACAATATTTTAGATGCTCCTTTTATCATTTTGAGCACCTTGGTGCCATCACTTGCACATTAACAAGAAGAAATTGATTTCCAGTAAACTACTAATCGTCCACAACGGTAGTACCAGCAAATAAATTCAAACTGACACTATTTCCTCAGCGGTTCAACGTGGCAATGACCCGAGCACGAGCCTTTCTGATTGTGGTTGGAGACCCGAGACTCTTGAAAACTGACCAAATCTGGAACAAGTAAGTCTTTATGGCCTTATCAGTATTCTCTTTCAGTGGAGAAGGATTGGTTGGACAAATGCATATCTAACTCAGACATGCCTCATGCACTGACTTCTCTTTTTAGATTCATCCATTACTGCTTCAAAGAAGGGGGTTACCGTGG
This window of the Cottoperca gobio chromosome 7, fCotGob3.1, whole genome shotgun sequence genome carries:
- the LOC115010794 gene encoding putative helicase mov-10-B.2: MTRARAFLIVVGDPRLLKTDQIWNKFIHYCFKEGGYRGISVFNGEEEEDTLTNVHRAFDLQPTVESDSATTGPRS